The following proteins are co-located in the Ancylothrix sp. D3o genome:
- a CDS encoding PhzF family phenazine biosynthesis protein has translation MSIPLIQVDAFTNQPFTGNPAAVCILTEPASDDWMQKVAAEMNLSETAFLYPKDDSFNLRWFTPTLEVDLCGHATLASAHVLWELGYLNPQETAKFSTRSGLLTAIRQDKWIELNFPATPPEPASLPPNLAEALGVNLKSVAKNKFDYLVEVNSEQTLRQMQPDFALLKTVPVRGIIVTSLPDSEEYDFVSRFFAPAAGVNEDPVTGSAHCSLGPFWAERLNKTQFVAYQASARGGIVRVKLQENRVCLGGQAVTVLRGELT, from the coding sequence ATGTCAATTCCTCTGATTCAAGTCGATGCTTTTACAAATCAACCCTTTACCGGCAATCCCGCAGCCGTTTGTATTTTAACCGAACCGGCTTCTGATGACTGGATGCAAAAAGTAGCCGCCGAAATGAATTTATCGGAAACTGCATTTTTGTACCCAAAAGACGACAGCTTTAACCTCCGCTGGTTTACCCCCACCTTAGAAGTAGATTTATGCGGCCATGCCACCCTTGCCAGCGCTCATGTTTTGTGGGAATTGGGCTATTTAAACCCTCAAGAAACCGCAAAATTTTCTACCCGTAGCGGCTTATTAACGGCCATACGTCAAGACAAATGGATTGAGCTAAACTTTCCCGCAACCCCACCAGAACCCGCCTCACTACCGCCGAACTTAGCCGAAGCATTGGGCGTAAATTTAAAATCGGTAGCTAAAAATAAATTTGACTATTTAGTTGAGGTTAATTCCGAACAAACACTAAGGCAAATGCAGCCTGATTTTGCCTTGCTAAAAACTGTGCCGGTGCGCGGCATTATTGTTACAAGTTTGCCAGACTCAGAAGAATACGATTTTGTCTCCAGGTTCTTTGCACCGGCAGCCGGTGTCAATGAAGATCCCGTCACCGGTTCCGCCCACTGTTCATTAGGGCCCTTTTGGGCTGAGCGTTTAAATAAAACCCAATTTGTAGCTTATCAGGCATCGGCACGAGGCGGCATTGTTCGCGTGAAGTTACAAGAAAATCGCGTTTGTCTCGGAGGTCAAGCTGTCACTGTATTGCGCGGTGAATTGACCTAA